The window GTGGATGGCGAAAGTAGGCGTTCTGTTGGCAGGTGCGGGGTTCTCGCTGGTGTTCCCGGCGCTGGGCGTGGTGGCGGTAAAAGCGGTGCCGCAGCAGAATCAGGGCGCTGCGCTGGCGACCTACACGGTATTTATGGATCTCTCACTGGGGATTACCGGGCCGCTGGCGGGACTGGTGATGACGTGGGCGGGCGTACCGGTTATTTATCTGGCGGCAGCCGGGCTGGTGGCGGTGGCGTTATTGCTGACCTGGCGGTTAAAAAAACGGCCCCCGGAGGACTCTGCGGAGGCCGTGTCATCGTCTTAACCGTTACTGGATAACCAGCGTGTTAATGATGTTCTCTGCGGTCGCCTGCGCTTTCTGCTGATCGTCAGCAGGCAGCGTGATCTGCAGGGTCAGAAGCTGGTTGTCCACTTTGCCCAGCACCACAGAAGAGTAAGCGGTCTGGCCTTTGGCGGAGATGATGCTGTCTAACTGCTGCAGGGTATGGCCCTTCAGCTCAATCGACTTGTTGGTGACGACCTGCAGCTGCGGGTCACGGCTACGCTGCTGATCTTCCAGGCGTTTGGCCAGCACGGTCAGGTCTTCACTG of the Citrobacter freundii genome contains:
- a CDS encoding DcrB family lipoprotein: MRNLVKYVGIGLLVMGLAACDNSDTKAPAEGAAAESNAAGQPVSLLDGKLSFSLPADMTDQSGKLGTQANNMHVYSDATGQKAVIVIVGDDTSEDLTVLAKRLEDQQRSRDPQLQVVTNKSIELKGHTLQQLDSIISAKGQTAYSSVVLGKVDNQLLTLQITLPADDQQKAQATAENIINTLVIQ